The stretch of DNA ATCTTTTTCTCGTGTCTTCGACTCCTAACAAACCTGTTTCTCAATTTTACTCGGTCTCTGATAATCAGGGTACTTCGGTCTATCATTGGGATGTGAGGTTCAGAAGAGGGTTGAATGATGTCGAGTTGGGTGAGTTTACTACACTTTTAGGAATTTTAGACTCGGTCTCTTTGAGTGTAGGTTCGTCTGACTCCGCGGTATGGTTAGGGGACTCGTCGGGCGTTTTCTCTGTAAGATCTCTTTACTATTCCTTCTTCCAAGAATCAGATAATCTCTTTTCACCATTCTACGCTAACATCTGGAAAGTACCAATTCCACAAAAGGTAAAGGTGTTTTCTTGGATAGTTGCTTTGGGAAAATTACAAAAGTGTGACAATTTACAAAAGAGACAACCAAACCAGGTACTTTATCCTCAATGGTGCATCTTATGCAAGAAAAATGAGGAGACTCAAGATCATCTTCTGCAACATTGTTCTTTCACAACAAAAATTTGGAACAGGGTTATGCAACATATGGGATTCGAGTAGGTTTTCCCTAAATTTTCGAGGGAAATGTTGGTCATGGAAAACAGAATTCTAAATAACAAGGAAGGAAGGTTGTTTTGGTATATCATTGTGCACTGCATTTTTTGGTCCACATGGACGGAGCGCAATAGCAGAATTTTCAGCGACAAAGAAGAGTCGACAGAGGGATTATGGGAGAAGATTAGATTCAAAGTGGCTACATGGACTACTACGGTGCCAGCGTTTCATCATCTACTTGTATCTGATCTAGTTAGGGACTGGCGTTTCATTctatattgaaaatcctacgcTTTTTTAGTTGTAAAAGTTCGGTGGATGACTCATCCACTTACTTTGTAAACTAAGATTCtatgattttaataaatatCTAGTTtcatatcaaaaaaaaaaaattaaggagTTGGTAAGCCTTTTAAATTGAAGCCTACATATTTTTACATTAAATGGCGGGAGTAGAAAAATTGATAATGAGATGttaatatgattttattgtcCTTTGTTATGATCAAATTTTTATCACGAGATCAAAAGTTATAATTGTTAGTCAAtgcacaattttattttttatacttgTGGCAACGCAAAGTGTACGTACTTAGATACTGATGGGTATGACTCTTAGGCCCATGACATGGGTCAGCCATGGCCATGTTTGATCGGTTGTCAGAGTTGAGGTCTTCCAGTTAGtctatttatattaaattgaaGTCTGATCAGTTTTATGGTCAATGGTAATCCGATGAAGATATCCTATTTaagtcatccattaaaaatatGAACAAGGTTGACCATATCTCCAGCAAAGACATTATTACACAATAAGATCCGACGTCACATTTTTACAGCTCACATAGTAAACCAGATCAAGCGGCACAACATCAGTAGCTTGATACACAAGAACTTTCTATTATGTCATTCATCTCAATACTGGTCTCACACATACACGCTTAATCCAACATACTTAAATCAAATTTGGTGTAGCAAAATAAATGTACTCTTTTCTATACTTTTAGGGGGTGTATTCAATATAAACTTTTAAAGACCTTTACCGAATTTTaaaatctagaggtattcaattTAAACTTTTATATACTCTATATATGTTTAGTGGTATTCAACATGGATTTTggtagagttttaaaaagtcatgtggtattcaaacttgactttttaaactAAGTTAAGAGGTATCCAAAAAATCCATATATTTTCAAGGATTCTTATTTTAGTATTTATGTACAAACCTTGAAACCTTATGTACAATTacaaaaaatctaaaatattcTTCCACCTATACCAAACATTTTGATGGACTTTCTTTGAAAAATACGCTatctctcttctatctcaaacCGTTTCTAGGGTTCTTCACTCGCtcaaaaaaatttcttctattCAAAGGTATGATTGGTCATTCTTGCCAATATTTATGTGTAAATAGATGAGTTGTTTTTTCTTGAATCACTATGGTTATTGTATTTAAAACGATTTTTTTTGCGAAAGAAAaccatgaaaatattaaaaataattatattcgAAATGGACGTAGGAGGAGTAACACATCTTTGATCTAATATATAGTACAttctttaatttaatttttttaatgatgtAATAATTCACATATGTAAAAAGTTTGCTAAAAAAGACAGTGATCTTAATAGTTTGATTAAAATCATTCATACGTACACAGTAAAATTGAttgttttatattgaagtttaATTTTTGACTTAATTTAAtcgattattttatattttaaaaattcgtGATTTTTTAATAGGCCTTTcatctaaattttttattattattcacCACATATTATACAGTGTTTCTTTGTTTGTTTTAATGAGTGTGGGAAGATAACGCCATTTTTCAGCTGTTACGAGTAGAAGAGTTAGGAGCATAGTAATTTTTCCTTATCGACTGTGAACCCTTTTATTTTGCAAGTATTCATTTTTGTTTCAATATATATACTATGAAGGTATGATGCATTTTTACACGTGTAAGCTGATGCATTTGTAATGTTCTAACATGTTTGACAAAATTTAAGAACTCgatgatattttaatataattattgaGATATTTAACTTCTACCTTTTCTTAAGAAATTATAAATGGGTGATTCACAAACAAAATATAATTTGTGGATGACTGAGGAGagcaataaattattaaaactcATAGTCGATGCTGCCATGAAAGAATGTCGTGATAAGAATGGGATGCTGAACAAAAGAACAGTGGAAAAGAATATACTTTCTACTCTTAACAGAAAACTGGGGTATGAAAAGTCTTTCGCACAATATCAAAGTCGTTTGAAATGGTTCAAACAACTATACAATAATTATTCTAAGCTTATATGTCATAGTTCTGGGTTTGGATGGGATCCTGAGACAAAAAAATTCACGGCTAATGATGAAGTGTGGGATGAATATTTTAAGGTGAGAATCTGAAattagaataataaaatttacatttttcagtTAAAATTAGAATTATTTTTAACACTTGTTGCTTTTTGTTCTTTGACAGTCTCATCCTAAACATGAACATTATCAGACAAGAACTTTTGAAGATTATGAAGATTTGAGAATTGTAGTTGGGAATGGAACAGCCACCGGAAAGTGTTCAATGGGATTAGGAGATGACACTGATGCGAGAACATTTGAGACTGAACAAAATAAAAGTACTAGCTTAATAGATGATTACATGTTTGATTACGATAGTGGTGAATTCATTCAAAGTGAAAGGCAAGAATCTTTATATCAGCCTCCACTTCATGAGGACTTTATTTCTCCACTACCTTCTCAACCAATGAGTTCAGATGTTCCACCAGCCACTAGAAAACGAGATATGATAGAGTTTGAAAGAAAATCGAGCACATCAAAGAATCTTGACCAAGATATTATGCATAAGCTCTCTTACAACCTTGAGAAGGTAGCTTCTAAGATTGAATCAATTGGTGATGTAGATGATAATTGTTGGGATGCTATTAAGAAAGTCCCAAACTTGGAGAATCGTACTCGGTACAAGGTGCTTGACTTGCTTAATACTAGAtcaaagaagatggctttcctGAAAATGACAATCGAAGAGCGCTTGGAATGGATAGACTATAAGTTAAATGAATGATTGATTTTTGGTGGCATAAGTGAGTGATAAACATTGTGTTAAAATGTTtactaatatttttttgaattgcTTTTTAATTATTGAACTGATAGCGAATTtgaatttttggattatttctaTTCTATAATTACTCCGTTTTTTTATTGAACATATCTTGTTTTGGTTAGACATATGATGTTTTTTCATGGATTcatagatttttttattttcattacttGTTTTATGTCAAGTGGTTAATTTAAATGTCAAATATCAATGTGCACAACGTAGATGAACAAATGGAAGAAGAAGAACTGGGAGAAGAATTACATGAAACTTTTGAGTATTTGTGGATCCAAATTTTTGAGATCCTATATGTGCTAAATGAGCACATAATTAACATTCATAGAGAACGTGTCCATCCTCCCTAAATAGACGATCAATAACTACAAGTGGATACGATTATATTCATAGAATATTAAAAGAGGATCCAACAAATTTTCGAGAAATTTACAGAATGTACCccgatattttttaaaattatgcaCCATTCTTAGAGAAAGAACACCCTTACAAGACACAAGATACATTTGTGTTGATGAAATGCTTGCCATGTTTTTACTTATTGTTGGTCAAAATACTCGATATTGCTTGATTCGTAAAACATTTGGTCGATCGCACTACAATACTAGTCAAAACTTCAACAAGATGTTGAGAGCATTAATATGCATTGCAGTAGATATGATGGCTAAACCTGGATCAGCTGTACCAGAAAGAATAAGAGGGAGCACAAGATTCTACCCTTACTTTCAAGTAAGTAATGAGAttcttatattattattttttgttgtttttattgTTGTAATTATTGTTATTGCTATTCATGTTGTTGGTGCAGGATTGCATTGGAGCTATTGATGGAACTCATATTCCAGCTACGGTGTCTGGGCGTGACAATAACAGTTACCGTAATCGCCACTGAATAATTTCTCAAAATGTTTTGGCAGTTTGTAACTTTGATTTAGAATTCATTTACGTACTCAGCGGATGGGAGGGATCTGCTCATGATTCACACGTGTTGACTGatgctttatcaagaaataatGGACTTAAAATGCCACGAGGTATATATTTGTTTCCTATATATTACATGACTAGTTATATTTTTTGTAATGTTCAAAGAGTATGTATATTATTCATTAGTTAATTAACTTTACAAATATGATTTGATaggtaaatatttttttagtggATGGTTCCAAATCGACGTCAATTCTTGGCTCCTTTTCGAGGTGTACGTTATCATCTTCAAGAATTCACAGATCAAGGTCGTCACCATGAAGATGCTAAAGAGTTGTTCAATCTTCGTCATGCTTCTTTGAAGAATGTTATAGAGCGGACATTTGGTATATTTAAATCACAGTTCAAAATATTCAAGATGGCTCCTCCATTTCCATATACGACCCAAACAGAGTTTGTATTGGCTTGTGCTGGATTACAATTTTCTTCGAAAGGAGTGTCGAtgtgatgaatttcaaattgaacCAGATAATGAAGCTCAATTGTCTTCATCGGCACAAGTTTATGAAGATGACGACTTTGATCAGTTATTTGATACTCAAGAACAACAACGAGCAAAAGCTAATGAATGGAGGGATACCTTAGCCAATGGAATGTGGAGCGATGTTGATCAAATTGTAAATAATGAttagatttttttatataaaagtctacttattattttgattgttcatttaataaaattttattatgaacttataaaaatgttgttcattaatatgttgaattgacataaagaattgaaattttgatttcaataaattggatagtttaTTTGtcgtttttcaaaaattaaatttatttaacctTTAAGTAAGTAAAATTCatttatattttcataaattaaaaaaaattaaaattgaagaGGTTATACATGTccgataattatttaaaagaaattaataaaaaaataaataacaattATAAATTACAAAATTCATATAATTCTATGGAAAAGTTTACAAAAGTCtacaaaaatcttgaaaaaaagtCTATGAAATATGTTTTACAATTCTATGAGATTCTataaaaatcaatcaaaatccatcaactccacaaaagtccaccttttaaaaaaagtcattaaatttttttaaaagtataGAATGAATACACCCCCCTTAATTCTATTTTCACAAGAATGGTGATATCTTCGATACAGGTTTGATacagaaaaatatataattgaattttttttctttaatgtTGAAAGATTCACTAAGGTTCTGTTTTtacaaaagatatttgaaataCGTAAACTTCAAATGACTATGTTGAAGGGTgagtttgaaattaaatttaaaaaaatatttgaatataaCAAAGGATTTGAAATCGATAattctaattataataaaatagaTATATTTTTATTCCAATCGCTCTGTAACCGGTCAGATACGAGCACATCAAGATGTATACTCTGATTCAAATCGTTCAATGGCTATGAGATAAAGTATGATTGAACATTATACTATTAGCTATCGAATGACATAAAGTTTCCTAAATTGTCTATGGTCTATCGTCTTTTCAGAAGTTAGGACCTAAAAGTCGCAAAATAAAAGAAACATTTAATGATATGCACGGTGACTTAATTAAACAATGTCATACTTGTTGGGTATTAGTACAGATGATCGTTGGAAAGAATTTTCAACCGTTGAAAATTTTCAACTATAAATATGCAgactctagatttttaaaaaaattagtcgaATCACAAATACAAGTTAATATCTTTCAAGTATGCATTCATTCAAGATTTATGTAACATACCATACTTTtaaacatacttaaaatttacggaaaaataaaaattttcttagatATGAAATAAACCTTCAAATTCCAATTAAAATAAACTGTTCATTAAAAAATACttgcaaataaaatatcacaAATAAAGTTTGCTAAAAAAAAACTTGTTTAAACATTGTAAATACATCTCATGAAAATCAAAGTATTAAAAATATCATGCATAGAATCTTAAaatatgtagtagcccgaattccaaattgggtaattaacggagtaatggtgattaagaaggtttaaggtgtaattttggctatggtcatgatcggacggaccgaagagggttcggaagcaccgaagagttcggacgatccgaagtgtagttcggtaaatccgatcataggtgtcaagtgttgatcgacacgtcattttccatgcatgttcggacggtccgaagtgtatgatcggaggatccgatcatgagctgtcaagagccaatggacacgtagcgttcggacgttccgaagtgttgttcggaggatccgaacatggcctataaatagtgctcggatttctcatttgtgacttgccaatttatgattttgcctcatagttgagaggatttggaaggtttttagggttagttgttggtcgagcgatagccaagagctgccaggagtagtagcgtagcggcgcctgagtttcaaggcaatcgacatcaaagggctgtcgaaggacgaaggtaaaccctaaacctttggtagtactagggagtactggttttgctagtcgagcatggtagtattgattgagtatgcttttgatgcgtaggcttgtgctagacctgattagcggtgttgcgtaaggctaggcttgctgtgatagaggtacaaaagtactatccgagatatcctggttgagtatacattcatatatgtgttgcatgagtatttgctgcattgttatatgtcatatgatgcatgctattatgtcacgagttatgatgcatattgcatatcatgttgagccgtatctccttcgagatagcctttactgttgagctgtatctctttcgagataagctatatcttggggccgctcagccctgtcttgtggacgcatgaacaccgagagtacacagtggccgacgggtcgggagggcttcggtggtccgggacattttaggtccacgtctgtcttgtagtggatgcagtgacccagaggttggaccgcgcggcactatccacttggcgcctctagactgagcattttgagatcctttgtgattcctgtttcttgactaccctggtatcatatcatagcatgtgcatttcatataggtttgtatactcatacttttgtactgggcgttcttatcgctcacgtcctcggttttgtttattcttggacaccccattcccacggggcaggcctcaggttggatggctcaggaggagcaggaggaggacgttgagtagctggttggtttagttttcagtgttttccatttgattcgatatggttgtactggatatttcattttgagttagtctagacttcgatttcgattgggttgtataactattgttgttggccatatttccgctgttatctctgattataattaattaggttaattgcatgcttagtttttgattagtaggtgattctggaacgggtcactacatttatggtagtataactattgttgttggccatatttccgctgttatctctgattataattaattaggttaattgcatgcttagtttttgattagtaggtgattctggaacgggtcactacatttccatcatgcttagtttttgattagtaggtgattctggaacgggtcactacatttatggtatcagagcatgcgtatgattttgggatatagattctgttttgggatttccgttgaccattttaccattttccctattctatcttgtagcgatggctgaccattttgatgacgggagtagtcaggggagtgtaggtcgatggggtgaccaggacgatcatagacgtcatcgtgagcatcgtcatcgtcgggatggtcctaggcgtttcgatatgcatcgtttcatgcagatggggcctaagcctttagttggcggtgagactcccgatgatgcggaggattggttagagcgcatggagagttgtttccgcgcattccagtgcaccgatgagcagaagatggagacccttagttttcttctcgagggccgtgctcgcaggtggtggcgatcgacttctgcgccgatagttcagtcgcagggaagagcgacttgggtcgatttccgtgcagcgttcatgcagctgtactttcctccagcccttcgccaggccaagacgattgagctcctgaaccttaagcaggggagtatgtctgttgatgagtatcagcagaaattctttgagttgttacccttcgctcctcatatcagtggcagttctgaggccaagtatgatcatttcctccagggccttaatcaggagatctttgatcgagtcactgtctgtgataatcctacttcttatgatgggttagtgaaccggtgtcgccaggcagagatcagtctccagcgtggtagggctattctttcttcttctagacctccgagtactttgaggcctcgatctcagtcattcaagaaatctggttcatcttcttctggatctggatctcgatctagtggtgttttccgctttggtaagaagaaggagtcttgtgcgcattgtgggaagaaccatccatcggagcaatgccgagtagccacaggagcttgttatcagtgcggagagatggggcatattaagaagaattgtcctcagttgcgaggtggagcaggatccggttctggatctcagacgactgttcagcagaggaggcagggtcaggcagtgggtagttcgaatcttcgacctcgtgcccaaggtcaggtttttgcgctgaaccaggatcaggctgcagatgagacggagagagtcataacaggtacttttcatttatgcggtattcctgcttttgttcttattgatacaggagcctctcattccttcatttctgcacgatttgttaagcgtcataggttaccctatgtttctctagacttcattctttctgtttctactctgatgggtcattcggtgttagcgaagcgtctagtgatgggttgtcccttagattttgagggtaacgagttgacggcgaatcttatgatcctagagatggaagattttgattgtatcttgggtatagacttattgactacctaccgagctactgtggattgttaccagaagcttgttcagtttcgtacgactgaaagctctagttggtttttctatggtgagggagcgcgacctccgatgccactggtatctgctctgaaagcctgtcgtgctttagagtcgggcggggaaggctacctcatctatgcgattgattcatccacaggtagtgttggtctagaggatattccagtggtttgtgaatttcctgatgttttcccagatgagattcctggttttcctccggttagagaggtggaatttggcatagatttaatgccagggactgcaccgatttctcgtgccccctatcgtcttgctccgtcagagatgagagagctgaagcagcaattgcaggatcttcttgataagggttatattcgcccgagtgtttcgccttggggagctccagtcttgtttgtcaagaagaaggatggatcgatgcggttgtgcatggattatcgccagctgaatcgggtgacgatcaaaaacaagtaccctttaccccgtattgatgacttgttcgatcagcttcagggtacttctgtttactccaagatcgacttgcgatcgggttatcatcagatgagagtcagagatgatgatatttccaagactgcatttcgtactcgttatgggcattacgagtttctagttatgccattcggattgacgaatgcgc from Primulina eburnea isolate SZY01 chromosome 6, ASM2296580v1, whole genome shotgun sequence encodes:
- the LOC140835441 gene encoding uncharacterized protein, giving the protein MAKPGSAVPERIRGSTRFYPYFQDCIGAIDGTHIPATVSGRDNNSYQFIYVLSGWEGSAHDSHVLTDALSRNNGLKMPRDQGRHHEDAKELFNLRHASLKNVIERTFDNEAQLSSSAQVYEDDDFDQLFDTQEQQRAKANEWRDTLANGMWSDVDQIVNND
- the LOC140835440 gene encoding uncharacterized protein At2g29880-like translates to MGDSQTKYNLWMTEESNKLLKLIVDAAMKECRDKNGMLNKRTVEKNILSTLNRKLGYEKSFAQYQSRLKWFKQLYNNYSKLICHSSGFGWDPETKKFTANDEVWDEYFKSHPKHEHYQTRTFEDYEDLRIVVGNGTATGKCSMGLGDDTDARTFETEQNKSTSLIDDYMFDYDSGEFIQSERQESLYQPPLHEDFISPLPSQPMSSDVPPATRKRDMIEFERKSSTSKNLDQDIMHKLSYNLEKVASKIESIGDVDDNCWDAIKKVPNLENRTRYKVLDLLNTRSKKMAFLKMTIEERLEWIDYKLNE